The genomic interval AACCAACATAAATTTAAACTTGACAGGAAATTATCATTTCTTACcacatatttgtatattatttttgtcctgtaaattgtatttttacatgGACACTTACAAATTTACTATCGCCTTAAGAAGCTGATGATCATCAGTGATGTAGTGATTTTAACGACTGTACTGTAGTTTCTTATATCTGTTTAATTTCACTCCGGTCTCTCCTAAATACGCAATTAAtctacattttatatattgatataaaCATGTAGGCTAGTTAGTAGGCCTATAACAGTTATCAAATTTACTCTGAATAATCAATAATTCATTTCtctattaaaaacattgttgatATTAAATTAGCCATGCAAATTGatattattagaaaacattataagCATTTTCATATAATAGAAAATGTGCTCCTTGTTTCCTACCACGGTACTGTTGTTATGCTATAACTGAGTTTGAAGTGTAATCTGAACAGAGTATCGTTATTTGAACAACAATTTCATTTGAAACTCGACTGCAAATACATAGCTATGCATTTATTGTAAGATTATGTCTCTCCCTCAGGTCTCCTCGACCTGATTTCAAAACTTTCCAGCCTGTTAGCATTAACCTTTGTAATTTAGCTTCATAATCAAGACAAATTTTTAGTTAGCCTAATATTTAAACGGTATTTACCTCATCTCTGACATCCTTTTTCTTGTTGCTTGTGGAAAATGATACGGATAGCTCTGTTACACAAGCTCAGTAGGCAGCGTAATACTTTCGTTTCCTGAAAGATGCGCCATGCCCGTTCAGTTTCCTGCTTGTTTTCGAACCCGAGCACTGTCGGAGCCACAGGGGTGTACCGGGGTGGCGCTGGACACCCCTGACATCTGATTGGCCACCCCGGGTGCCACCCCAAAATTGAATTCGATATACTGGCAGTTTGATGCCGAGTGAAATTTCATTTAACCTCTTGTTGAAAGAAGCATTTATTTTGACGTGCGACGTGCGACAAATTGTTCATGTAGAACGTGAATATACTAACGTTAGTTGCCGGATACATAAGATCAAGAGCCTGCGTCGCGAAAAAAGCAAAGCTGTTCAAAATTCTGGAGCGCCAGAGCGCTTCTCTCATAGTTTTCCATCAAGTTACATTATATTTGTCCCAAATCGTTGTTAATGTAGACTACATAATGAATTAACCCTAGGCTAGAAGAGTGTTTGGACattttttcaataatatttttggctGTCTGTGGTTTAAAAAGTCAGGGCTACCTATGTTtcatagagagagagataaagagagaaCTTTGAGCACTGACAGCGCTGCACGAGCTCGCGGCCATCTGCGAGAGACCCTTTATTATGAATTTTGACAATGCATTGTGAGAATGTGATATGGCTTAGTTGGTGCGATCATCAAATCGCTGttgtaactaaataaatatagtCTGACGCGCTGCATGTTTCAGCACTGTTCACTTTCAGTTTCAATTCTCAGAAAACACTACTCTGCAAGTGCTGTGTGTCTGAGTCGcttataatttgcatttgggAACGCAACATGCGCAAATCATCTTCCCAAACtcgagttagggttaggggatagaatatacagtttgtacagtacaaatattattttgtttattgaatgtccccataaaacatggaaacccaacatgtgtgtgtggtAAACATACATTCAAACAAATATTATGCCATCCCCTACCACCACCCTTCATTcccatttcattttaaacattttaattcaaaatggTAGTTAAAAATGTACCACACATTTTAGTTGAAAATTCCAAGTTTCCCCCTGGTGATTATGATGAATTATGTGGTGGCAATTATGTACTCTCTCAAATATGATCATGATCATAATATGATCATAATATGAAGTAGCATTCTGGCCATTCTGGTTCTCAACAAACCGGCATAAAAAGACAAACTCATCTAACTAAACTTGAGCACAACTTTGATTAGGGGCAAAGGCaagacctcacaaatgcacatGAACTCTTTGTTTTCTTTGAGACTTTCTGAGTTTTGGGCATGTCAGTTAAATAATCACGGTGAAAGCAAACAATTACTAATCATAATTACGTTTTTGAACActaacaaataattttaaaattattttgtgtacTTTTGAGGAAGAACAGCTATAAAACTTGCCAACTTGCCAATGATAAAACACATAAATATTGTTAGAAAGAACAATGTCAAATGCAATAGTCTTATGGCATTTCTTTTTCATTAAGGACCAGCAGAAATTGTGCCGTGATAAAAACAACACTTGAGTTTACAATGCAAAATTTGTGCCAGAATGAAATATGATCCACTCAACctcaaaatgtaatcaaatacaGCTGCATTGCATAGCACTGTGTTTACACTCTAACAAGTTAAATATTAAGGACATAATTGAATATCAAGTTAAATATTAAGGACATAATTGAATGTCCATGGGTGAGGCTGTCATTTGGATATTATTGATCGAGGTCTCTGGATGGTAGTTTTAAAGGTAGCTTTTTCcaagcaaatgttttattttaccagtgcctgatttatgttttcttttatgCAGGGCATGTAATTAAAGTACTTAAGTTTTTCACTTGTTCACTCCAAGGTGTTCTGATGTATGGAAGAAAATTCGTTCCACATTGAAATGCAAGCATTAGATTACACTATCTTAGGGATTTGAAAGGAAACTATTCATCAGCTCACATTATCTGTAtagacaaggaaaaaaaaatgacaatcaaacaagcattatatacattatgaattttatttcaactttcaAACTCTTATAAAGTGCCTTTTGGATAAAGTATCACAGTTTGACatactgttaaatattttacaactaTGTTAGGCCTATGTTAGTTTAATCTTAAAGCATAAagatacaatatattatatatattctgACAATATTTTTTATCTCCATTATACAGTCATAAATAGTAATAAAGTGCCAATACATGAAGCACACCCAAATGCATATTGCATAATTGTGTAATCATATAATTTGTGATGACTTTAGTGTAAGGACAGCCTGAGTGCACTAAGGTTACTGAGGAACTCATCATTGTCTTCATAACTCAGAGCTTTCTCATAGCACTCAATGGCTTGATGTTTCTCTCCTTTTTCCTTATGAAGGAACCCTAGTATCCCATAAGCCTCCCCTTCCTGCGAGTTTCTCCGAATCCGTTTCTCAGCGATCTTCCTCAAACTTTTGGCACTTCTCTTCCCTTCGACTGATTTCGGGCTCATCTTCAGACATTCCGTGTAGTGTTTGATAGCTAACGACTCACATTTGTGGCAGTATAGCTGGAATTCAGCATAATAAAAATTGACCACATGtaaattgtcatttttctcTTCAGCTGTTTTGAAAGTGACCCGGAACAGCTCCTCAGCCCGAGACATGTCATGGTTCTCTCCGTACATCAGTGCTAGATCGCTCATTGCAGAAATAAAGGAGGTCATCAGGCTGGTAGCCTTTTCTAAATGGTAGATGCACTGATCACGAATCTGTTGAACTCTTGACCCCTTGGAATGGTGACTTTGTTCTTGCAGAATTTGGATTTTCTTCTGCTTATAGCAGAGAGCCAACTGATGATGTATGAAACTTGAATTGGGTGAGTGTTCAACAGCTCGCTTCAACAGAGTGATTGACCTGTCCACAGACCCTTGATTCCTGAAGAATTTCCCAACATATCGAACGACATGTGGGTGATCTGGAGATCTTTCTAAAGCCTTTTCTACCAAGCTTTCAGCTTCTCTGTACCTCTTGTAAACAACCAGTCGCAAACTTAAGAGGACCTTGAGAACGTCATCATCTGGATTCTTGTCAATGGCCCTTCTCAGTTGCCTGATTGTAGATGAATCCTCCGAAGTGTACTCCAAACTCTCGTATTCAGTACGATACAGAGCAATGGCATAACCAGCATTCCATTCACCTTCATCTGGTTCCAGTTCTAAAGccttcctgaaacattctttggCTCTGTCGTAATATTTGCGTGAGAATTTAAGAAAAGTCCATCCCTTCTCACCAAGCACCTCTGGAACAGATGAAAACTCTTTTGGAAATGTTTCGTTTATCTTCTGGAGCTTCTTCAGGTAAATTTCACACTCGGTGTAGTTTTTCATGTGGTAGTTTAACCAGGCAAGGTTTCCATAAGTGACAATAAGTGTCTTATGAAATTCATCCCTATGGCATTCCATGTGGAGCTCCACGGATATCATGAGGTTGTCATGTGCCTCCTTGTGAAACCCCAGAAGGAAATGGATATATGCCAAAGCACTGTATGTTCGGGCAAGTCCTTCTTTCTTTCCAAGATCCAATTTAATCTGTTCTTCCAGCCTATTGATAACATCATTGAGATCTATATCATCTTTTAATAGAGCCCAGGTGAAGTGGCATTCCAGCTGGTGAAGTTTTGTTCTCAAAGTTCTGTCAGGTTccatactgaaaaaaaaaaatgaaaagataacTAATTCCCATAtggaaagaaatatatatatactgtattgtggatatatactgtatacagtgctgcttgaaagtttgtgaaacccctgcagaatctgcaaaattattttaacaaaataagagagatcgtaaaaaagtattttgttttttattcagtgctgtcctgaataagatatttatccacaactgttttttttttttgttttttttttgatggttgTTCATAAGTCCcatgtttgtcctgagcagttaaactatccaatgttcttcagaaaaatcctccgggtcctgcaaattctttgcttttccagcatcttctgcatatttgaaccctttacagcagt from Ctenopharyngodon idella isolate HZGC_01 chromosome 12, HZGC01, whole genome shotgun sequence carries:
- the ifit10 gene encoding interferon-induced protein with tetratricopeptide repeats 10, with product MSMEPDRTLRTKLHQLECHFTWALLKDDIDLNDVINRLEEQIKLDLGKKEGLARTYSALAYIHFLLGFHKEAHDNLMISVELHMECHRDEFHKTLIVTYGNLAWLNYHMKNYTECEIYLKKLQKINETFPKEFSSVPEVLGEKGWTFLKFSRKYYDRAKECFRKALELEPDEGEWNAGYAIALYRTEYESLEYTSEDSSTIRQLRRAIDKNPDDDVLKVLLSLRLVVYKRYREAESLVEKALERSPDHPHVVRYVGKFFRNQGSVDRSITLLKRAVEHSPNSSFIHHQLALCYKQKKIQILQEQSHHSKGSRVQQIRDQCIYHLEKATSLMTSFISAMSDLALMYGENHDMSRAEELFRVTFKTAEEKNDNLHVVNFYYAEFQLYCHKCESLAIKHYTECLKMSPKSVEGKRSAKSLRKIAEKRIRRNSQEGEAYGILGFLHKEKGEKHQAIECYEKALSYEDNDEFLSNLSALRLSLH